In Spirochaeta thermophila DSM 6578, the following proteins share a genomic window:
- a CDS encoding aldo/keto reductase: MGRTGVEVSALGFGCMRFPTKGGDSSRIDEAQAERMLLYAIEHGVNYLDTAWPYHGGRSEPFVGNVLERHGLRDRVFLATKMPMWEVKTGADLDRIFDEQRRRLRTDYVDFYLLHSLNKENWKRVEASGALEWLQRKKEEGAIRFIGFSFHDEISEFKRYVDALGEGWDFCQIQYNYMNEHEQAGTEGLNYAAERGLGVVVMEPLLGGYLAGRIPRLEPVWAQSGRSWSPVEWALRWLWNNPKISLVLSGMSTLEQVEENVRIASTEGGAPGNLSSGDLEVIVRVREVLESSKVIPCTSCNYCQPCPHDVEIPRIFKIYNDAEIFGNVGNARGAYRWIPEGHRASDCVACGECETKCPQQIEIIDWLKKAGELLEV; this comes from the coding sequence ATGGGACGCACCGGTGTCGAGGTCTCTGCGCTTGGGTTCGGCTGTATGCGTTTCCCCACGAAGGGAGGGGACAGCAGCCGGATCGATGAGGCGCAGGCCGAGAGGATGCTCCTCTATGCGATCGAGCACGGGGTGAACTACCTCGATACGGCCTGGCCCTATCACGGAGGAAGGAGTGAGCCTTTCGTGGGGAATGTTCTGGAGCGACATGGGCTGAGGGATCGGGTCTTCCTTGCCACCAAGATGCCCATGTGGGAGGTGAAGACAGGGGCCGATCTCGACAGGATCTTCGACGAACAGCGGAGGAGGCTCAGGACAGACTACGTGGATTTCTATCTCCTTCACTCCCTCAACAAGGAGAACTGGAAGAGGGTGGAAGCTTCGGGTGCCCTCGAGTGGCTCCAGAGGAAGAAAGAGGAGGGGGCGATCCGTTTTATCGGGTTTTCCTTCCATGACGAGATTTCCGAGTTCAAGAGATACGTGGACGCTTTGGGAGAAGGGTGGGATTTCTGTCAGATCCAGTACAACTACATGAATGAGCACGAGCAGGCAGGCACCGAGGGTCTCAACTATGCGGCCGAGCGGGGGCTGGGGGTGGTCGTGATGGAGCCCCTCCTCGGTGGATATCTCGCGGGGAGGATTCCCAGACTGGAGCCGGTGTGGGCGCAGAGCGGGAGATCGTGGTCTCCTGTGGAGTGGGCCCTCAGGTGGCTCTGGAATAATCCGAAGATCTCACTCGTACTCAGCGGGATGAGTACCCTCGAGCAGGTGGAGGAGAACGTGAGAATCGCCTCCACCGAGGGGGGCGCGCCGGGGAATCTCTCCTCCGGAGACCTGGAGGTGATCGTGCGAGTGAGGGAGGTGCTCGAGTCCTCCAAGGTGATCCCGTGCACCTCATGCAACTACTGCCAGCCCTGTCCCCACGATGTGGAGATCCCTCGGATCTTCAAGATCTACAACGATGCGGAGATCTTCGGGAATGTGGGGAACGCGCGTGGGGCCTACCGATGGATCCCCGAGGGACATCGAGCTTCGGACTGTGTGGCGTGCGGCGAGTGTGAGACGAAATGTCCCCAGCAGATCGAGATCATCGACTGGCTGAAGAAGGCGGGGGAGCTCCTCGAGGTGTAG
- a CDS encoding GtrA family protein, giving the protein MFVRFLKFFASRLVGTGVDTFVLWLASSFLFSSYVGKYLVAPALSFEVAMLHNYTISYFWIWRKRIRHRGAADFFRRLLPYNLSVLFGFGVKMVLLLLLERLFHWDVVWCNLGALTVSGVINFFLGELVVFKKRGHSYEDGLLLDVETGWTRGVEK; this is encoded by the coding sequence ATGTTCGTGCGATTCCTCAAGTTCTTCGCGAGCAGGTTGGTGGGAACGGGGGTGGACACCTTCGTGCTGTGGCTGGCGAGTTCCTTTCTCTTCTCTTCCTATGTAGGGAAGTACCTCGTCGCCCCTGCCCTCTCGTTCGAGGTGGCGATGCTCCATAACTACACGATCTCCTATTTCTGGATATGGCGGAAGCGGATACGCCACCGGGGGGCGGCGGACTTCTTTCGCAGGCTCCTCCCTTACAACCTCTCCGTGCTCTTCGGTTTCGGGGTGAAGATGGTCCTCCTGCTCCTCCTCGAGCGCCTCTTTCACTGGGACGTGGTGTGGTGTAACCTGGGTGCCCTCACGGTGTCCGGCGTGATCAACTTCTTTCTCGGGGAGTTGGTGGTCTTCAAGAAGCGGGGGCACTCCTATGAGGACGGACTCCTGCTCGACGTCGAGACGGGGTGGACCAGGGGTGTCGAGAAGTAG
- a CDS encoding DUF4954 family protein, with the protein MKDWRVILEPLAAEAPIPPDPSSLPSRPLTPTERAALEAQGNRAEDWEAIRVHPSFTPRGIWYSTFRGSCYLGLFEPSDNDLFPEGIYHSVIRHTVVCSHARIHHCPLLSNLYIDVGAEVIHTTSHTPGPFHAGVLPTISPGIETGGREITPCDVLTPDLAIALTTRPLPDSLEEAYANFLTHYRGTTLFPFSYIGPKAHVAHCSTLSSVYTGPHAAVTGSSLTYVTIHSSEEAPSIVGDHTILQEAILQEGVHVTTGALVRRSLLMEATGVEDHGKVETSIILPNTHIAKGEVTASLVGPFVGFHHQSLLIAAWWPEGKGNIAYGANVGSNHTSRQPDQEIWPGEGMFFGLGCSIKFPAHFRDAPYTTIATAVMTMPQRMEYPFSLITQPISYPSEVPTAYNQLMPGWMLTGNAYSLFRSEEKFRTRNKARRYRPEFEIFRPRILFLMDRALDRLSSIGSPRPFYLPEHLPGIGKNYVTEEDRLGALEGYRLFLEYGILRILLGLSSCDDATWHNDIQPLVEKYQLPEQREEQIPRYLELLDAVWERIEGSRHKDSIRGRRIIDDYTHTHPEEDKVLSHIRTRFDEERNRLTH; encoded by the coding sequence ATGAAAGACTGGCGCGTCATCCTCGAACCCCTCGCCGCAGAGGCCCCCATCCCTCCCGACCCCTCCTCGCTCCCCTCCCGCCCCCTCACCCCCACAGAACGCGCCGCGCTCGAAGCCCAGGGCAACCGGGCCGAGGACTGGGAGGCGATACGCGTCCATCCCTCGTTCACGCCCCGCGGCATCTGGTACTCCACCTTCAGAGGATCCTGCTACCTGGGCCTCTTCGAGCCCTCTGACAACGACCTCTTCCCCGAGGGAATCTACCACTCGGTGATCCGACACACCGTGGTCTGCTCCCACGCGAGGATCCACCACTGCCCTCTCCTCTCAAACCTCTACATCGACGTGGGGGCCGAGGTGATCCACACCACCAGCCACACCCCAGGCCCCTTCCATGCCGGCGTACTTCCCACCATCTCCCCCGGCATAGAGACCGGCGGGCGCGAGATCACCCCATGCGACGTCCTCACCCCGGACCTCGCCATCGCCCTCACCACCCGCCCCCTCCCCGACAGCCTCGAAGAGGCCTACGCGAACTTCCTCACGCACTACCGGGGTACCACCCTCTTTCCCTTCTCCTACATAGGCCCCAAGGCCCACGTGGCCCACTGCAGTACCCTCTCCTCTGTGTACACAGGCCCCCATGCAGCCGTCACAGGGAGCAGCCTCACATACGTGACCATACACTCCTCCGAGGAGGCACCGAGCATCGTGGGCGACCACACCATACTCCAGGAGGCGATTCTCCAGGAGGGCGTCCACGTGACCACCGGCGCCCTGGTGCGCCGTAGCCTCCTCATGGAGGCTACGGGCGTCGAGGATCACGGTAAGGTCGAGACCAGTATCATCCTCCCCAACACCCACATCGCCAAAGGCGAGGTCACCGCGAGCCTGGTCGGTCCCTTCGTGGGCTTCCACCATCAGTCCCTCCTCATCGCCGCATGGTGGCCCGAGGGGAAGGGGAACATCGCCTACGGCGCCAACGTGGGATCCAACCACACCTCACGCCAACCCGACCAGGAAATCTGGCCCGGAGAGGGGATGTTCTTCGGCCTGGGTTGCAGCATCAAGTTCCCCGCCCACTTCAGGGACGCTCCCTACACCACCATCGCCACCGCGGTGATGACCATGCCCCAGCGCATGGAATACCCCTTCTCCCTCATCACCCAACCCATCTCCTACCCCAGCGAGGTGCCCACGGCCTACAACCAGCTCATGCCCGGCTGGATGCTCACCGGCAACGCCTACAGCCTCTTCCGGAGCGAGGAGAAGTTCCGCACCCGGAACAAGGCGAGACGCTACCGCCCCGAGTTCGAGATCTTCCGCCCACGGATCCTCTTCCTCATGGACAGGGCACTCGACCGACTCTCCTCCATAGGAAGCCCCCGACCGTTCTATCTCCCCGAGCACCTTCCCGGGATCGGCAAGAACTACGTCACCGAAGAAGACAGGCTCGGTGCCTTGGAGGGCTACCGCCTCTTCCTCGAGTACGGCATCCTCCGCATCCTCCTCGGTCTCTCCTCGTGTGATGACGCCACCTGGCACAACGACATCCAGCCCCTCGTAGAGAAGTACCAGCTTCCCGAACAACGAGAAGAGCAGATCCCCCGATACCTCGAACTCCTCGATGCGGTGTGGGAGCGCATCGAAGGATCGAGACACAAAGACTCCATACGCGGAAGACGCATCATCGACGACTACACACACACCCATCCTGAAGAGGATAAGGTACTCTCGCATATCAGGACGCGGTTCGACGAGGAACGGAATCGCCTCACTCACTAG
- a CDS encoding P-loop NTPase: MGTYVLGVASGKGGVGKTTTAVNLGLWYARRGLRVALLDLDPLANLHVVLDIPLTELSGVRYPNGGSGLDDASYRYLPRFHLLFPPSSSRPAPDRLADLVFRSLWHEVEARYDVVIVDFPPGISQEESLTFLPCLSHVLVVTTSEPTSHVSTGGYLRALFDVQSSAKAMLWFNRYSPSVWDGFLPDDVVGTYNRFAPEEMRLSPSERERILTVARVPYDATLDLLKAEPSLDVVLDARLGETLEVLSRRLLDLWAVRLSLPSHVTSLWTKWLHEHPDLGAGDATRSFLSSMERLLGVEEMERLVEGKAELVRFAEMLARTSLWKALCRVRGLLDARVEGRKVPDRLLYEHVRDVLTLLLPYGMKDGFLRNLGGMLLASLALHMLAGNPSVDRLIGGFVPVKKEGGRIRRDRAAQIRYLVSKDALYHEKYVDLVGRLFPPFMEQISRLVQRWGFQRFLFRVSGGEPHKAAYVKLLSNVLHDALHAGLGVFFAFKYSPAGEEIREGAERILRVMTGGRSLATGGRAG, from the coding sequence ATGGGTACGTATGTCCTGGGTGTGGCCTCGGGAAAGGGCGGGGTGGGGAAGACGACCACAGCCGTGAACCTGGGGCTCTGGTACGCGAGAAGGGGGCTCAGGGTGGCCCTCCTCGATCTCGATCCTCTCGCCAATCTCCATGTGGTTCTGGACATACCCCTCACCGAACTCTCGGGGGTACGGTATCCGAATGGCGGGAGTGGACTGGATGATGCGTCCTACCGGTATCTTCCGAGGTTTCATCTCCTCTTTCCGCCTTCCTCCTCCAGGCCTGCGCCGGACAGGCTCGCCGACCTGGTCTTCCGTTCGTTGTGGCACGAGGTCGAAGCCCGCTATGACGTGGTGATCGTGGATTTCCCGCCGGGTATCTCGCAGGAGGAGAGCCTCACCTTCCTCCCTTGTCTCTCACACGTCCTGGTGGTGACCACCTCGGAGCCTACCTCCCATGTCTCCACCGGGGGCTACCTGAGGGCGCTCTTCGATGTGCAGTCTTCTGCGAAGGCCATGCTCTGGTTCAACCGGTACAGTCCGTCGGTCTGGGATGGTTTCCTCCCGGACGATGTGGTGGGGACCTACAACCGCTTCGCTCCAGAGGAGATGCGTCTCTCGCCCTCCGAGCGGGAGCGTATCCTCACCGTGGCCCGTGTGCCGTACGACGCCACGCTCGACCTCCTCAAGGCCGAACCATCGCTCGATGTGGTGCTCGATGCTCGTCTGGGGGAGACCCTCGAGGTGCTCTCCCGCAGACTCCTGGATCTGTGGGCTGTGCGTCTCTCCCTCCCCTCCCATGTGACGTCGCTGTGGACGAAGTGGCTTCACGAACACCCCGATCTGGGTGCCGGGGATGCGACGCGCTCCTTCCTTTCGAGCATGGAGAGGCTTCTCGGGGTGGAGGAGATGGAACGGCTCGTCGAGGGGAAAGCCGAGCTCGTGCGGTTCGCGGAGATGCTCGCAAGGACGTCGCTGTGGAAGGCACTCTGCCGGGTGAGGGGGCTCCTCGATGCACGGGTGGAGGGTCGGAAGGTTCCGGATCGGCTACTCTACGAACATGTGAGGGATGTGCTCACCCTCCTCCTCCCCTACGGGATGAAGGATGGGTTCCTGAGAAACCTGGGGGGGATGCTCCTGGCTTCCCTTGCGCTCCACATGTTGGCGGGCAACCCCTCTGTGGACCGGCTGATCGGGGGTTTCGTCCCGGTGAAGAAGGAGGGCGGGCGTATCCGGCGGGACAGGGCGGCTCAGATCAGGTATCTCGTCTCGAAGGACGCCCTCTACCACGAGAAGTACGTCGATCTCGTGGGCAGACTCTTTCCTCCCTTCATGGAGCAGATCTCGAGGCTCGTCCAACGATGGGGGTTCCAGCGATTCCTGTTCCGAGTGTCAGGAGGGGAGCCGCACAAGGCCGCCTATGTGAAGCTCCTGAGCAACGTGCTCCACGATGCCCTGCACGCCGGACTGGGGGTGTTCTTCGCCTTCAAGTACAGTCCCGCGGGTGAGGAGATACGGGAAGGGGCGGAGCGGATCCTCCGGGTGATGACAGGGGGGAGGAGTCTCGCGACGGGAGGAAGGGCCGGATGA
- a CDS encoding response regulator, with product MRVLVVEDEFLSREKLSAFFSRYGAVDSAPSGQKARVLFERAIEEGLPYDCISVDLHLPDEDGLSLLASFIRREQEIGGGWFSKKLVISGDTQRNVVESAVRTGCDAYIAKPIRFKVLEERMRLIFR from the coding sequence ATGAGGGTGCTGGTGGTTGAGGACGAGTTTCTCTCCCGGGAGAAACTTTCCGCTTTCTTCTCTCGCTATGGCGCGGTGGACAGTGCCCCGTCTGGACAGAAGGCGCGGGTCCTCTTCGAGAGGGCCATCGAAGAGGGGCTTCCCTACGACTGCATCAGCGTCGATCTGCACCTGCCCGATGAGGATGGGCTCTCGCTTCTCGCGTCTTTCATCCGGAGGGAGCAGGAGATCGGCGGGGGATGGTTCTCGAAGAAACTGGTGATAAGCGGGGATACGCAGAGGAATGTGGTGGAGTCGGCCGTGCGCACGGGCTGTGATGCCTACATCGCCAAGCCGATCCGGTTCAAGGTGTTGGAGGAGCGTATGCGTCTCATCTTCAGGTGA
- a CDS encoding CDP-alcohol phosphatidyltransferase family protein: protein MERKDARRIQESFLSGPERKVLEWIAARLPRWVVPDHLTWFGFFGALVAGAGYVFTNWGKGFLWVSSLGFVINWFGDSLDGTLARVRKIQRPTYGFFIDHNVDAFTALVIGIGAGISPFVSLSVVLLILIGYYLLSIFTYINTYLREVFKISYGGFGPTELRLVIILLNGLFYFIPTDNPSVRILGVTMKYFDLFALVVALVLFFLYFFFFLTARREYEKIDPPRS from the coding sequence ATGGAACGGAAGGATGCGAGACGGATTCAAGAGTCCTTTCTCAGCGGACCGGAACGAAAGGTACTGGAGTGGATCGCGGCTCGTCTCCCGCGGTGGGTGGTTCCCGATCACCTCACGTGGTTCGGCTTTTTCGGGGCCCTTGTGGCAGGAGCCGGCTACGTGTTCACCAACTGGGGGAAGGGCTTCCTCTGGGTTTCTTCTCTGGGCTTCGTGATCAACTGGTTCGGGGACAGCCTCGACGGTACCCTCGCGAGGGTGCGGAAGATCCAGCGACCCACCTACGGGTTCTTCATCGATCACAATGTGGATGCGTTCACCGCGCTGGTGATCGGTATCGGGGCGGGGATCTCTCCCTTCGTTTCTCTCTCGGTGGTGCTCCTCATCCTCATCGGATACTATCTCTTGAGTATCTTCACGTACATCAACACCTATCTCCGCGAGGTCTTCAAGATTTCCTACGGCGGATTCGGACCTACCGAACTCAGGTTGGTTATCATCCTACTCAATGGTCTCTTCTACTTTATCCCTACCGACAATCCATCGGTGAGGATCCTGGGCGTCACCATGAAGTACTTCGATCTCTTCGCCCTGGTGGTGGCTCTCGTCCTTTTCTTCCTCTATTTCTTTTTCTTCCTCACGGCACGCAGGGAGTATGAGAAGATCGATCCTCCCCGTTCATAG
- a CDS encoding sphingomyelin synthase family protein: MSVQDHGRSFLLGWWSRVHPLLSSKRYLGDLLASGSLLFFLVRVVYLEWLREYLAALPPNPIPDRILELVGPYNLDFFVSTYIVLMGTLLVLHVVLTCPERLPFYLKVYSLLYALKFAGLPTTALTAPADAIFDTFDPIENDLFFSGHTAFMFLSFLLVRRSSRPLSWAFLGSAFLEAACVLLMHMHYTIDVYAAPFFAYGAYRISFLLFGRNAVAYEALRTARGGG, from the coding sequence ATGTCGGTACAGGATCATGGGCGTTCATTCCTCCTCGGGTGGTGGAGTCGTGTCCACCCTCTCCTGTCCTCGAAAAGGTATCTGGGGGATCTCCTCGCCTCAGGGAGCCTGCTCTTCTTTCTCGTACGGGTGGTGTACCTGGAGTGGCTCCGGGAGTATCTCGCCGCCCTGCCTCCCAACCCCATCCCCGACAGGATCCTCGAGCTCGTAGGCCCCTACAACCTCGATTTCTTCGTCTCCACGTACATCGTGCTCATGGGTACGCTCCTCGTACTCCACGTGGTGCTCACCTGTCCCGAACGGCTGCCTTTCTACCTCAAGGTCTATTCCCTGCTCTACGCTCTCAAGTTCGCCGGGCTTCCCACCACCGCCCTCACGGCACCCGCCGATGCGATCTTCGACACCTTCGATCCCATAGAGAACGACCTGTTCTTCTCGGGGCACACGGCGTTCATGTTTCTCTCATTCCTCCTTGTGAGACGCTCGTCCCGTCCCCTCTCCTGGGCATTCCTCGGCTCCGCGTTCCTCGAGGCGGCCTGCGTCCTGCTCATGCACATGCACTACACCATCGATGTGTATGCCGCTCCGTTCTTCGCCTATGGAGCCTACCGGATCTCGTTCCTCCTCTTCGGGAGGAACGCGGTCGCCTACGAGGCCCTGCGTACGGCTAGAGGAGGTGGGTGA
- a CDS encoding GGDEF domain-containing protein has product MRLRTYHAVVVLVATMVAEALVFWVSFPFEVPYWDVWMFFRVAMLVIALTWFVLLRKEFVQLRYMLTLFLGIWALVVAVWGELLAAVFWTGPVVVAVLNGFYVVALTGVTIGVMLLIRMYRMTISELSEKQRRLIELSITDDLTGLYNARYFYRRLEEEIARSRRYGRPLSLLFIDLDDFKRFNDTYGHLAGDRVLRKVARVLRESLRENDSAYRYGGEEFVIILPETGAEEGRVAAERVRRRIEECSFRGEEKVKVTASVGVVEYREGDAIEDFVRRADQAMYRAKAEGKNRVFLVD; this is encoded by the coding sequence ATGAGACTGCGAACATACCATGCGGTCGTGGTGCTCGTGGCGACCATGGTTGCGGAGGCCCTGGTCTTCTGGGTGAGTTTCCCGTTTGAAGTGCCGTACTGGGATGTGTGGATGTTCTTCAGGGTGGCGATGCTCGTCATCGCCCTCACGTGGTTCGTACTCCTCAGGAAGGAGTTCGTGCAGCTCCGGTATATGCTCACCCTCTTCCTGGGGATCTGGGCCCTCGTGGTGGCGGTGTGGGGGGAGCTCCTCGCCGCGGTTTTCTGGACAGGACCCGTGGTCGTCGCGGTGCTCAATGGCTTCTACGTGGTGGCTCTCACGGGAGTCACCATCGGTGTGATGCTCCTCATCAGGATGTATCGGATGACGATCTCGGAGCTCTCCGAGAAACAGCGGAGGCTGATCGAGCTTTCCATCACCGACGACCTCACCGGGCTCTACAACGCCCGCTACTTCTACCGGAGGCTGGAGGAGGAGATCGCGCGGAGTCGTCGCTACGGGAGGCCGCTTTCACTCCTGTTCATCGATCTCGACGATTTCAAGCGGTTCAACGACACCTACGGACACCTCGCAGGAGACAGGGTGCTGCGTAAGGTGGCACGGGTGCTCAGGGAGTCGCTCAGGGAGAACGACTCGGCCTACAGGTACGGGGGTGAGGAGTTCGTGATCATCCTTCCCGAGACCGGTGCCGAGGAGGGGAGGGTCGCGGCCGAGCGTGTGAGGAGGCGCATAGAGGAGTGCTCGTTCCGTGGGGAGGAGAAGGTGAAGGTGACGGCGAGTGTGGGGGTGGTGGAGTACCGCGAGGGGGATGCGATAGAGGACTTCGTCCGTCGGGCCGACCAGGCCATGTACAGGGCGAAAGCGGAGGGGAAGAACCGGGTCTTCC
- the thrC gene encoding threonine synthase, which produces MRFVSTRNPKDVVSFEEAVFRGLAPDGGLYHPVERLDLASLYERLGPEKGFVDVSYEMVRLLFGDEFSEEEAGRLVERAFPFSPVLRELTGSILLLELFHGPSCAFKDFGASFLASCMEVFLSRREGRAVILTATSGDTGSAVAQAFHGRRHIDVVILYPSGRVSPLQEKQLTTLGGNVHALEVAGSFDDCQRMVKEAFLDRELRERCPLTSANSINLGRLVPQSFYYVWAYAQLKARGDRPFFCVPSGNFGNLTAGVYAWWWGMPVRGFLAATNVNDVVPEYLSTGVFTPRSSVRTLSNAMDVGNPSNFERLLALFEGDHRRMAAVIRGERVTDEETLDTIARYWREREVFLDPHTAVGVKASERLLERERGVAPVVTLATAHPGKFLEVVEDALGIRPPLPPQLEEVLAKEKRAVKIPNTLEALKAFLLDLWG; this is translated from the coding sequence ATGCGTTTCGTGAGCACGAGGAATCCCAAGGACGTGGTCTCGTTCGAAGAGGCGGTGTTCCGGGGGCTTGCTCCGGACGGAGGGCTCTACCATCCGGTGGAGCGTCTGGACCTCGCCTCCCTCTACGAGCGTCTCGGTCCCGAGAAGGGCTTCGTCGACGTTTCGTACGAGATGGTTCGCCTCCTCTTCGGCGATGAGTTCTCAGAGGAGGAGGCGGGCCGGCTCGTGGAACGGGCCTTTCCCTTCTCTCCTGTGCTGAGGGAGCTCACCGGTTCGATCCTCCTCCTCGAGCTCTTCCATGGGCCTTCGTGCGCCTTCAAGGACTTCGGCGCGAGCTTTCTCGCGAGCTGCATGGAGGTCTTCCTCTCCCGGAGGGAGGGGCGGGCCGTGATCCTCACGGCCACGTCGGGGGATACGGGGAGTGCGGTGGCACAGGCCTTCCACGGGCGGCGGCACATCGATGTGGTGATCCTCTACCCTTCGGGGAGGGTGAGTCCGCTTCAGGAGAAGCAGCTCACCACACTGGGGGGGAACGTCCATGCCCTCGAGGTGGCCGGCTCGTTCGACGATTGCCAGCGGATGGTGAAGGAGGCCTTCCTCGATCGGGAGCTCAGGGAGCGGTGTCCTCTCACGAGCGCCAATTCCATCAACCTGGGGAGGCTCGTTCCGCAGTCGTTCTACTACGTGTGGGCCTATGCTCAGCTGAAGGCGCGAGGGGATAGGCCTTTCTTCTGTGTCCCGAGCGGGAACTTCGGCAATCTCACCGCCGGGGTGTATGCGTGGTGGTGGGGGATGCCGGTGAGAGGGTTTCTCGCGGCCACCAACGTGAACGACGTGGTGCCGGAGTACCTTTCCACCGGGGTGTTCACGCCGCGGTCGTCGGTGAGGACGCTCTCGAATGCCATGGATGTGGGCAATCCGAGCAATTTCGAGCGGCTCCTCGCCCTCTTCGAGGGGGATCACCGCCGGATGGCCGCGGTGATACGGGGTGAGCGGGTGACCGACGAGGAGACGCTCGATACCATCGCCCGGTACTGGCGGGAGCGTGAGGTCTTCCTCGATCCTCACACGGCGGTGGGGGTGAAGGCATCGGAGCGTCTCCTGGAACGGGAGAGGGGGGTGGCGCCGGTGGTGACGCTCGCCACGGCGCATCCGGGCAAGTTCCTCGAGGTGGTCGAGGACGCGCTGGGGATCAGGCCTCCCCTCCCTCCCCAGCTCGAGGAGGTGCTCGCGAAGGAGAAGCGGGCCGTGAAGATCCCCAACACCCTGGAGGCGCTCAAGGCCTTCCTCCTCGATCTGTGGGGGTAG
- a CDS encoding HD domain-containing protein, with protein sequence MEPRDVLASLDRAGHRPRLAGYSALDRYFKVKGTPTHLWIQSTAELVDLARLFEGLEYPGLEGVEAALTLEDTRIYFVTPHTPPPHPLLALTHDPSRDAFQAPDALYPLLRSPALALPTPFTLSHALTCAVLLSRYPYTPPPTLPTLIPSPHPPTETQAATLSLILTGRTPWHGLALLSRTEALPRLWPPLARLRDVHHVKDYHPEGSVWEHTLEALKHRKRPDLLLSLAILLHDIGKPDAVPHGTNRFHLHANIGARIARTFLRDLDFPSSLQDDVAFLVRYHMLPGALPRIPPRSIAEILSSPLFPMLLELYRCDLSSTFRGPQPYYQACRAYRSFLKARRNPFRDPRLRRLIKLYVE encoded by the coding sequence GTGGAACCTCGGGATGTCCTCGCCTCACTCGACCGGGCTGGCCACCGACCCCGACTCGCCGGGTATTCCGCCCTCGACCGCTACTTCAAGGTGAAGGGAACCCCCACCCACCTGTGGATCCAGAGCACCGCCGAACTCGTCGACCTCGCCCGCCTCTTCGAAGGACTCGAATACCCCGGCCTGGAGGGAGTGGAGGCGGCCCTCACCCTGGAAGACACCCGCATCTACTTCGTCACCCCCCACACCCCCCCTCCCCACCCCCTCCTCGCCCTCACCCACGACCCCTCGCGCGACGCCTTCCAGGCTCCCGACGCCCTCTACCCGCTCCTCCGCTCCCCCGCCCTCGCCCTCCCCACCCCCTTCACCCTCAGCCACGCCCTCACCTGCGCCGTGCTCCTCTCCCGCTACCCCTACACCCCACCCCCCACCCTCCCCACCCTCATCCCGTCCCCCCATCCCCCCACCGAAACCCAGGCCGCAACCCTCTCCCTCATCCTCACCGGCCGGACACCCTGGCACGGCCTGGCCCTCCTCTCCCGCACCGAAGCCCTGCCCCGACTCTGGCCCCCGCTCGCACGACTCCGCGACGTCCATCACGTCAAGGACTACCATCCAGAAGGAAGCGTGTGGGAGCACACCCTCGAGGCCCTCAAGCACCGCAAACGCCCCGATCTTCTCCTCTCCCTCGCCATCCTCCTCCACGACATAGGCAAACCAGACGCCGTACCACACGGCACCAACCGCTTCCACCTCCACGCCAACATCGGCGCCCGGATCGCCCGCACCTTCCTCCGGGACCTCGACTTCCCCTCCTCCCTCCAGGACGACGTGGCCTTCCTCGTGCGCTACCACATGCTCCCCGGCGCCCTCCCCCGCATCCCTCCCCGGAGCATCGCCGAGATCCTCTCCTCACCCCTCTTCCCCATGCTCCTCGAACTCTACCGGTGCGACCTCTCCTCCACCTTCCGCGGCCCCCAACCCTACTACCAGGCCTGCAGGGCCTACCGCTCCTTCCTCAAGGCACGACGCAACCCCTTCAGGGACCCCCGGCTGAGACGCCTCATCAAGCTGTACGTGGAATGA
- a CDS encoding manganese efflux pump MntP family protein → MPLFMVTGLAVSLAIDACAAAASLACSHPGLKKRILLLISLSFGIFQSGMTFLGIFTASSFMHLIQQWDHWIAFLLLAVTGSKMIREGLLYREEGACRDADPPSPWKVLSLSVATSLDALAVGLTLGFLSRAFLLPVLLIGLVTLGLSFLSGLAGKFLATFIERYAEMAGGLVLWAVGIRILLTHLL, encoded by the coding sequence ATGCCTCTTTTCATGGTCACAGGACTCGCCGTGAGCCTCGCGATCGACGCGTGTGCGGCCGCAGCCTCCCTCGCCTGTTCTCATCCCGGCCTCAAGAAGCGGATCCTCCTTCTCATTTCCCTCTCGTTCGGGATCTTTCAGTCTGGCATGACCTTCCTGGGCATCTTCACCGCTTCCTCCTTCATGCACCTCATCCAGCAGTGGGACCACTGGATCGCCTTCCTCCTCCTCGCCGTCACGGGGAGCAAGATGATCCGCGAAGGACTCCTCTACCGGGAGGAAGGGGCGTGCAGGGACGCCGACCCTCCGAGTCCGTGGAAGGTGCTCTCGCTCTCGGTGGCCACCAGCCTCGACGCCCTCGCCGTGGGACTCACCCTGGGCTTCCTCTCCCGCGCCTTCCTCCTTCCCGTACTGCTCATCGGCCTCGTCACCCTCGGGCTGAGCTTCCTCTCCGGGCTCGCAGGCAAGTTCCTCGCCACCTTCATCGAACGCTATGCAGAGATGGCCGGCGGACTCGTCCTGTGGGCCGTAGGGATCCGTATCCTCCTCACCCACCTCCTCTAG